Within Celeribacter marinus, the genomic segment AAACGGGTGGGCAACTCAGGCGCAAGAAAGCGAAAGCGCGCCATGACATCTTGTTCAGGGTGATCCATCAGGCTTTCGTAAAATGAGACGGTCTGGCCAGACGGCACGGCAATAGTTGTTTCATCGACACTGGATTGCTCCGCGTTTGCCAATGGCACAAAAGCAAACACAGACAAAAGGATCGCAATGCTACGCATGATCTGCCTCCTCACGCGTGGCATGCGCAATCCACCGCGCGCGGCGCACTGGGTCCGACAAAACATCCGCAACAATAGCCTCGCAATGCGCCTTAGGGAAAGCACCGGCGACGCCGCCACCGGCGATCACTTCGAGATCATCACCGACCACACGCACTGAAACTGCGGGCGCAAACCCGCGCAGGGTTTGAAGCGCACGCCACATATCCTGACGCACTTGGCGCGCCATACGACCACGGCGCAGCGCAGCACCGCCCGAAATCACAGCCGTAGCCGCGAAATCGAAACGCGCGGGCAAACGGCGCGCCAACGTTAGCGTGTCGCCCTCAACTTTGATATGCCAGTTCTTGCGTGCCATAGGTGCCTTTGCCCGTGCTCAGAGCGGAATGTTGTCGTGTTTCTTCCACGGATTTTCGAGCTTTTTATGGCGCAAACTCGCAAAGGCACGCGCCACACGTTTGCGGGTCGAGCGCGGTTGGATCACCTCATCGATGAACCCACGCTCGGCGGCCACAAACGGATTGGCAAAACGGTCTTCGTAATTCGCGGTATGCTGCGCAATTTTATCTGCATCGCCAAGGTCGGCACGGTGGATAATCTCGGTCGCGCCTTTTGCCCCCATCACAGCGATTTGCGCCGTGAGCCATGCGTAGTTGAAATCACCGCGCAGGTGTTTGGACGACATGACGTCATAGGCACCGCCGTATGCTTTGCGGGTGATCACCGTCACTTTCGGCACGGTTGCCTCGCCATAAGCAAAGAGCAATTTTGCGCCATGTTTGATCACGCCGCCGTATTCCTGCGCCGTGCCGGGTAGGAACCCGGGCACATCGACAAGCGTGAGCACGGGGATGTTGAAGGCATCCGAAAACCGTACAAACCGCGCCGCCTTTTTGGAGCTGTCGATATCAAGACAGCCCGCGAGCACCATCGGCTGATTGGCCACAACTGCCACGGTCTGCCCCTCAAGACGGATAAAGCCCGTGATGATGTTCTTCGCGTGGTCTTCTTGAATTTCGTAGAAATCCCCCTCGTCCGCGATCTTATGAATCACTTCTTTCATGTCGTAAGGCGTGTTGGGGTTGTCGGGGATGATCGTATCGAGGCTGGCCTCAATGCGTGCCGGATCGTCAAAGAATGGACGAGTCGGCACGCCATTGCGGTTGTTGAGCGGCAAGAAATCGACGAGGCGGCGCACTTCGGCAAGTGCCTCGATATCGTTTTCAAAAGCGCCATCAGCCACAGAGGATTTTTTGGTATGGGTGGAGGCCCCGCCCAATTCCTCGGCTGTTACGACCTCGTTGGTCACGGTTTTCACCACATCGGGGCCGGTCACGAACATATAGGACGTGTCTTTGACCATAAAGATGAAATCGGTCATGGCGGGTGAATACACCGCGCCACCGGCGCACGGCCCCATGATCACAGAAATCTGTGGCACAACGCCCGAGGCCATGATGTTACGTTGGAACACCTCGGCGTACCCCGCAAGGCTGTCGACGCCTTCCTGAATACGCGCACCGCCAGAGTCGTTGAGGCCAATCACGGGCGCGCCGTTTTGCATCGCCATATCCATGATCTTGCAAATCTTTTGCGCGTGGGTTTCCGACAGAGAGCCGCCGAACACGGTAAAGTCCTGTGAGAACACATAGACCATACGGCCATTGATCGTGCCCCAGCCCGTAATCACACCATCGCCTGCGGGTTTAGAGTTTTCCATGCCAAACTCGACGCAGCGGTGCGTCTTGAACATGTCAAACTCTTCGAACGATCCCTCGTCGAGCAGCAACTCGACCCGCTCGCGGGCGGTCAGCTTGCCTTTGGCGTGCTGGGCATCGATACGGCGTTGTCCTCCGCCCAAGCGGGCCTCGTCGCGGCGGTCATGCAGTTCTTTGATAATGTCTTTCACGGGTGGCCTCCTCGTCAATTCACCTGCACCTTAGCTGTGGAATGTGTTGCCTCAAAGAAGAGTCTGGCAGATTTGCAAAGGATGCAAAAAGACCTTACCGCGAAATGCAAAACTGCAAATTGCGTCAGATCAAAGTTCAGCCCCTTACGGAAAATTCTCCTGCACCCCTACATGTGCGATTTTGCATCAAGATTGGCATGGACAGGGCGCACCCGCCCCCTATCCTGACCCGATGACACAGATCCGCGCACGCTTTCTCGACCGCACAACGCCACCCCACATCATGACCTTAGTGATGATGGCGGGGCTTCAAGCGATGACAATGAACATCTACTTGCCCGCGCTCCCGCGCATGGCGGATCATTTCGGGACAACCTACGGACTTATTCAGTTGTCCGTGGCGGTTTTTATGGCCACCAATGCTGTGCTTCAAATCTTTATCGGGCCAATCTCTGACCGCTACGGGCGCCGCCCCGTCGTTTTGATTGGTATTGCGCTTTTCTTATTGGCCACTTTGGGCGTTATCTACGCGCCGACCCTCGAAGCGTTTTTGATCATGCGCGCGGGTCAGGCCGCGATTGTCACCGCTATGGTCCTCTCACGCGCCATCGTCCGTGATATCGCCCCGCCCGAAGAGGCCGGCTCGATGCTTGCTTATGTGACCATGGGCATGGCCTTGGTTCCTATGATTGCCCCAACCGTTGGCGGCCTTTTGACCAATCTCTACGGTTGGGAATCGTCATTTTGGGTGCTGTTTGGTGTCGGCGTCTTGCTTTTAATGGTTGTATGGTTCGACCTCAAAGAAACCGCGCCGAAATCAGACGTGTCGTTACTGGGCCAGATACACAACTTCCCCGAACTGATCACATCTAAGCGGTTTATTGGCTACACCCTTTCGGTGACCTGCGCCTCGGGAGCGTTTTTCGCCTACATCGGGGGCGCGGCTTATGTGGGTAAAACGCTCTTTGGGCTGAGCGAAGCAAAGCTGGGCCTCTACATGGGCACCCCCGCGCTAGGCTATTTCTTTGGCAACTTCATCGCAGGTCGGTATTCGCGCCGCGTGGGGATCAACCGTATGATCCTAGCGGGCGGCATTGTCGCCACATCGGGCATATTCGCCGCACTTGTATTTTCTGTCGTTGGACACAGCTCCGTCAATATCTTCTTTGGCGCTATGGTGTTTCTCGGCTTAGGCAACGGCATGCAGATCCCAAACGGGTTAGCGGGTAGTATGATGGTGCGCCCGCAACTGGCTGGCACCGCGGCGGGGCTTGGCGGCTCGATCATGCTTGCGGGTGGCGCGTCGATCTCTGCCTTTGCGGGGACGCTTTTGGGTGGATCGTCTGGCGAAATTCCATTGCTGTTTCTCATGACACTCATGTCACTCGCCGCAATTGTCGCAATATTGAGCGTGATGGCGCGCGAGCATCGCCTCGGGCTTGCCTGACGATATCTCTATCTGCTATTTGCAAACCAGCGATCGCAACTGAGCAAAGCTGCAAACAATCGCACGCAGACAGGTATCGGGAGGATGAGACATGGCACAACAAAAACTCTATGCGGGCGCAAAACTGCGTGAGACACGCACGCGGCTCGGGCTCACGCAACGGGCCTTTGCCGAAAAGCTTGGCGTGTCCCTGCCCTACCTCAACCAGATG encodes:
- a CDS encoding acyl-CoA carboxylase subunit beta → MKDIIKELHDRRDEARLGGGQRRIDAQHAKGKLTARERVELLLDEGSFEEFDMFKTHRCVEFGMENSKPAGDGVITGWGTINGRMVYVFSQDFTVFGGSLSETHAQKICKIMDMAMQNGAPVIGLNDSGGARIQEGVDSLAGYAEVFQRNIMASGVVPQISVIMGPCAGGAVYSPAMTDFIFMVKDTSYMFVTGPDVVKTVTNEVVTAEELGGASTHTKKSSVADGAFENDIEALAEVRRLVDFLPLNNRNGVPTRPFFDDPARIEASLDTIIPDNPNTPYDMKEVIHKIADEGDFYEIQEDHAKNIITGFIRLEGQTVAVVANQPMVLAGCLDIDSSKKAARFVRFSDAFNIPVLTLVDVPGFLPGTAQEYGGVIKHGAKLLFAYGEATVPKVTVITRKAYGGAYDVMSSKHLRGDFNYAWLTAQIAVMGAKGATEIIHRADLGDADKIAQHTANYEDRFANPFVAAERGFIDEVIQPRSTRKRVARAFASLRHKKLENPWKKHDNIPL
- a CDS encoding multidrug effflux MFS transporter; amino-acid sequence: MTQIRARFLDRTTPPHIMTLVMMAGLQAMTMNIYLPALPRMADHFGTTYGLIQLSVAVFMATNAVLQIFIGPISDRYGRRPVVLIGIALFLLATLGVIYAPTLEAFLIMRAGQAAIVTAMVLSRAIVRDIAPPEEAGSMLAYVTMGMALVPMIAPTVGGLLTNLYGWESSFWVLFGVGVLLLMVVWFDLKETAPKSDVSLLGQIHNFPELITSKRFIGYTLSVTCASGAFFAYIGGAAYVGKTLFGLSEAKLGLYMGTPALGYFFGNFIAGRYSRRVGINRMILAGGIVATSGIFAALVFSVVGHSSVNIFFGAMVFLGLGNGMQIPNGLAGSMMVRPQLAGTAAGLGGSIMLAGGASISAFAGTLLGGSSGEIPLLFLMTLMSLAAIVAILSVMAREHRLGLA